From the genome of Candidatus Eisenbacteria bacterium:
CACGATGGTCGAGGAATGCCGCAACCTGAACCAGCTCTATCGCGTCGTCGATCGCATCGTCGCTGCGTGAGCCGCGCGTTGACCTCCCACCGGGGGTGGTGAAGAATGCACTGCAGGGGGTCGGGCCGGCCATGAATCGCGACAACTTCATCCTGATGACCGTGGGTGGGCTCACCCTGGATCCCGTGACGAAGACACCGATCGTCATCCTGCGGGATCCCGACAACAAGCTGAACCTCCCGATCTGGATCGGACTGCTCGAGGCGACCGCCATGGCGGCCGAGCTCGAAGGGATCCAGATGGCGCGTCCGCTCACCCACGATCTGCTGCGCAACGTACTGGGCGAGCTCGGCGCGACGGTCGACTGGATCGAAGTGACGGAGCTGAAGGACAACACCTACTTCGCGCTCATCTACCTGCGGGTCGGCGACCGGCAGCTCACGATCGACGCGCGCCCCTCGGACGCGATCAGCCTCGCGCTGCGCACGAAGAGCCCCATCTACGTCGCCAAGGCGGTGCTCGAAGCCTCGAGCGTGCTCCAGCAGATGGAGGATCCGCGCGATCCCGACCTGTCCAACGTGTCGCGCGACAAGTGGGCCGAGATCCTCGAGAAAATGTCGCCCGACGACTTCAAGTACAAGATGTAGGGGGAGGGGATGGCCGAGGCCGACCACATCAAGCTCTCGCGCAAGGACCTGCGGGAGCCCGACGAGTTCCAGGCGCTGACCGCCCAGGCGACGGAATGGCTGCGCGCGAACCAGTCGGCGGTGGTCGGTGGCGTCTCGGCGCTCGTGGCCGTGGTCGCGATCGTGCTCGGAATCGCCTGGTACTCGTCACGTCAGGCGGAGACCGCGGCCGCCCGCTTCCAGACGGCGCACATGCTGTACCAGACGGGCAAGTTCGCCGATGCCGCGACCGAGTTCCAATCGGTCGCCGCCGCGTATCCACGCGCGCCGATGGGCCGGATCGCCGCCCTGTACCGCGCGCACGCGCTGCTGCAGCAACCCGACCCGGCGGCCGCTGCGCTGGCCTACGGCGAATACCTCGCCGGCTCGCCCGCGACGGAGTACCTGCGCCAGGAAGCGCTCGTAGGGAGCGGTCGCGCGCAGGAGGCGTCGAAGAACGACGCCGCCGCGCTCGACGCCTATCGCCAGGCGGCCGACATCGCCGGACCGTTCCATACGCAGGCGCTGGCGGCCGAAGCGCGGCTCGAAGACGCCGCCGGCAACGCCGAGAAGGCGAAGACCCTCTACGCCGAGCTGCTGAAGGCGCCCGACCTCGACGCGGCGACGCGGCAGGCGATCCTCGCCAAGCTGCCGCCGGGCCAGGCTCCTGCCGGCGCCACGCCCCAAGCAGGGGGCGACGCGGCCGACGACGACGCCGAGTAGCCACCGGGGGCCCGGACCGATCGCCCTCCGTGCGGGCGATCGTGCTACGAAGCCCTTCGATGAAGGCCTTCTGGTTCCTGTGGACGATCGACGCGCTGGTCGCGCTCGTCTTCCTGTACTTCTTCTTCGTCGGGCTCGCCGACGGCTCCGTGTCGTCGTTCAACATCGGGCTGTGGTCCGTGGTTCTCGTCGCGCTGGCTGGGATCGTCCTCGGAAGCCTGCATCTCAGGTCGGCAGGCCGCATCGGCCCCGCCATCAAGCTGCTGGGGCTTCTCGCGGTGCCGGCGATCGGCGTCGGGCTGCTCTTCCTGGCCGTGCTGATCACCCACCCGCGCTGGAACTGAGCCGCGACCCCACGGCGCCGTGCGCATCGCGCGGAGGCGGGAGGCCCCGCGTCGATAGGGTATTGTCAGGCAGGACCGGCTGGGCTACGGCGCGGATGAGTCCACCGCGACAAGGAGGGCCCGGACGCCATGGCTGACAAGAAGGCCGATTTCTCGGACGTCCAGAGCGGATCGTCGTCGACGGCGCCGACGGTTGCGGGATCGCGCACCTATACGGTCGTCGCCGGGGACAATCTCTCGAAGATCGCGAAGAAGCTCCTGGGTGACGCCAACCGGTGGAAGGAGATCCACCAGCTCAACGCGGACACGGTGAAGAACCCGAACCTGATCCATCCGGGTCAGGTGCTGAAGATCCCGGATCGCTGAGCACCCAAGAAGGGAGCCAACCGATGCGCATCCGAAGCCTGATGATCTCCGTCGTGGCCGCGGGGCTCGTGGCGGGCGCCATCGCCTGCTCGAAGTCCGAAGCCCCGCCGCCGCCTCCCGCCAAGCCCGCAGCCCCGCCGCCGCAGGCTGCCGCGCCACCGCCTGCGCCGCTGGCTCCGGTTCCGTTCCGTGTCGTCACGGTGGACCTCGGAAAGGCCGTCGGCACCGACAAGAAGGTGGCCCAGCCCACGACGACGTTCGCCACCACCGACACGATCTATGCGTCGATCGTGAGCGAGGGGGCTGCGCCGTCGGTCGCCTTGACGGCGCGCTGGACCTACGAGGACGGCCAGCTCGTCAACGAGAGCTCCCAGGCGATTGCACCGACCGGGCCGTCGGCGACCGAGTTCCACATCGCGAAGCCGAGCGGCTGGCCGACCGGGAAGTACAAGGTCGAGATCTCGGCCAACGGCGCGGTCGTGTCCACCAAGGACTTCGTCGTCGACTAGGAAGTCTTGGGTCGGTCCCCCAGCCGTTTGCCACCGACGCGCCGGGTCGCTAGGGGGAGCGGCACACAGTCGAACCCTGCGCGCGCTCGGGGGGACATCGCGCGCGGCGCGGGCCATGGAAGGGAGACTCTGCGATGAGCGTACGGCTGTTCTGCGTCCTTGGCTTGTTGGTGGCGGTGGGGAGGGGAGGGCAAGCCCTCGGCGCGACGTCCTCTTCGGAGCCCGAGCGGGTCGGCGTATGGGACGCCGCGATCGAGTCCTTGACCGGAGACGTCTACGCCGAGCCCACGAAGTGGCGTCCTCTCTCGCTCGGCACGTTCTTCTCCGAGGGGTGGGATCAGGCCTGGGCGAGCCCCGTCAACGGATCGGGCGGCGCCCCGCGCCAGGGATGGATCGGCGCCGCGGACGGCGTCTTCTATCGCCTCATCATCGGCACGTTCTCGTACGCGCACGATGCGAACGAGAACGGGAACGCGTACACCGGACCCGCCTTCACGCTCTACACACCGCTCAGCCGTCGCTTCGAGCTCCGCTACGACCTGCCCCTGCTGGTGAGCAGCAAGGGCTCGACGTCGCGCTACCACACGGCCGCGGGCGACATCGCCATCACGCCGCGCGTGATCCTGTCGGAGTCGCAGGACCTGACGCAGTCGTTCGGCGTGTCGTTCCGGGCGCCCACCGGTGACGAGATCAATGGCAACGGGATCGCCGCGATCACGCCCGCCTACGAGTTCTGGAGCAATCCGTGGCAGAAGCTCGTCGTGCGAGGCGGCGCCAGCATGTCGGTCCCGTACGGTCACGACTCGTTCGACGAAGCCGGCGCCCGGAACACCTTCGGAGCAAATCTGGCGGCCGGCTACTACTTCACGGACCACGATGCGACGCCGTTCGGCGACCTGGTCTTCTCCGTGGGAACCACGCTGACCCAGGCGACCGACGATCGCGGGCCGAACACCACGACCCTGATCTTCACCCCGGCCTTCCGGACCCACGTGGGTTGCAACTGGTACCTCCTCGCCGGCATCGACGTCCCGGTGACCAACCCGGATCCCTACGACTATCAGCCGACCGTCGGCGTGATGAAGGTCTTCTGATCTTTCGGCCGCGACGCGATCGCGGTCGGGCACGCGGCGCCTGCTCTCAGCGCTCCGGGTTGGCCGGGCGCCCGAGATTCGCGTTCAGAACGGCGGTGCAGTCGGCGACGCCGATTCCGCTGTGCCCGCGCGCGAGGGTGCCGTCGTGCTCGCGCAGCGCGACCATCGCATCCTCGATCGCGCTCTGCGCGGCGAACAGGCACGGCGTGCTGTAGATCGCGAGCGAGGCGCCGGCCTCGCGCAGCTCGCCGAGAGTGCACGGCGCCGACTTCCCCCCGGCGATCTGGTTGAAAGCAACGGGAACGCGCACGCGTGCCCGGATCGCCCGTAGGACTGCGAGGTCCTTCAACCCGTCAGCCAGGACGGCGTCGGCGCCGGCGTCCGCATAGACGGCCATGCGGCGCACGATGTCGTCGGGGTCGGACGAGTCGGTGCGCGCGATGACGACCAGGTCGCGTCGGGCGGCGAGTACGCGCTCGAGCTTCGGTACGTACTCGTCCACGTCGAGGATCTGCTTGCCGTCGAAGTGGCCGCAGCGGCGCGGCCGGCGCTGGTCCTCGAGCACGACGGCCGAGGCCCCGAGTCCCTCGAGCACCGTGACGACGTGGGCCGCGACCTCGGGGTCCCCGTAGCCGTCATCGATGTCGACGAGCAGGTGGTGCTCGGGTAGCACGGCCCTCAGCCGCTGTACGAATGCGGCGATCTCCGACCACGTGACGAAGCCGACGTCGGGGAGGCCGTGGTGGCTCGCGGCGAAACCAAAGCCGCTCACGAAGAGGGCGTCGAAGTGTCGGGCCGCGAGCGCCGCGGAGAAAGCGTCGTAGATCCCGATGAAGGGCAGGATCTCGCAGCTCGCGATCTCACAGCGCAACCGGGCGCCGGGCGTCGTCCTCATCGAGCTCTCGTCGCGTCCGTATAAGCAGCGACGCGGGCATGAGCAAGTGCGAGCGTCGTCACGGGCCGTCGCCTCCCCACCACGCCGCCAGCGCCTCGTGTCCCAGGGCATCATCGCCGGGGAACACGCGCTTCTCCCGGGTGAGCCGGTCGGTGGTCTCGAACACGGCCACGTACTCGCGCGTCAGACGCCTGGCGACCTCGGGCTGCTCGGCCTCGACGTCCTTCGGGACGATCTCGGACGCCGCGACCTTGAAGAGGTCGTGGTTGCCGTTGGACGGCGCGAAGCGCAGCGCGTAGGCGTCGCGTACGTAGAGGCTGGAGTTGTAGGTGCTGCTGATGACGCCGCGCTCGACCGGACCCGGCG
Proteins encoded in this window:
- a CDS encoding LysM peptidoglycan-binding domain-containing protein, with translation MADKKADFSDVQSGSSSTAPTVAGSRTYTVVAGDNLSKIAKKLLGDANRWKEIHQLNADTVKNPNLIHPGQVLKIPDR
- a CDS encoding bifunctional nuclease family protein — its product is MNRDNFILMTVGGLTLDPVTKTPIVILRDPDNKLNLPIWIGLLEATAMAAELEGIQMARPLTHDLLRNVLGELGATVDWIEVTELKDNTYFALIYLRVGDRQLTIDARPSDAISLALRTKSPIYVAKAVLEASSVLQQMEDPRDPDLSNVSRDKWAEILEKMSPDDFKYKM
- a CDS encoding osmoprotectant transporter permease, coding for MKAFWFLWTIDALVALVFLYFFFVGLADGSVSSFNIGLWSVVLVALAGIVLGSLHLRSAGRIGPAIKLLGLLAVPAIGVGLLFLAVLITHPRWN
- a CDS encoding isocitrate lyase/PEP mutase family protein, whose translation is MRTTPGARLRCEIASCEILPFIGIYDAFSAALAARHFDALFVSGFGFAASHHGLPDVGFVTWSEIAAFVQRLRAVLPEHHLLVDIDDGYGDPEVAAHVVTVLEGLGASAVVLEDQRRPRRCGHFDGKQILDVDEYVPKLERVLAARRDLVVIARTDSSDPDDIVRRMAVYADAGADAVLADGLKDLAVLRAIRARVRVPVAFNQIAGGKSAPCTLGELREAGASLAIYSTPCLFAAQSAIEDAMVALREHDGTLARGHSGIGVADCTAVLNANLGRPANPER